From Bacteroidales bacterium, one genomic window encodes:
- a CDS encoding RHS domain-containing protein codes for MKINEVFLFVPVQLYYAHTDHLGSIVQLTDNNGNAVFNASYDAWGYQSVTTNTIGYSQGYTGHEHLPEFGLINMTRPEGEHGAHSGITPGRMYDPLVDRFKSWLLYTKSAGTHFPVRINTISIILITIWITAESKLINNQ; via the coding sequence ATGAAAATAAATGAGGTGTTTCTCTTCGTCCCTGTTCAGTTATATTATGCGCACACCGATCACTTAGGCAGCATTGTACAACTGACGGACAATAATGGCAATGCTGTTTTTAATGCTTCCTATGATGCATGGGGATATCAATCTGTGACCACCAATACCATCGGGTACTCTCAAGGTTACACAGGTCATGAGCACCTACCGGAATTCGGGTTGATCAATATGACCCGACCGGAGGGAGAGCATGGAGCGCATAGCGGAATAACACCCGGCAGGATGTATGATCCGTTGGTAGACCGTTTTAAGTCCTGGCTCCTATATACAAAATCAGCTGGCACTCATTTTCCTGTAAGAATAAACACCATAAGTATCATTCTCATTACTATATGGATCACTGCAGAAAGTAAATTGATCAACAATCAATAA
- a CDS encoding RHS domain-containing protein, with protein MKTVIFAGDYEKITENGITKQLYYISGGDGLAAIYVKQSGQSDQIYYTHTDHLGSIVQLTDNNGNAVFNASYDAWGKQEVTTNTIGFSRGYTGHEHLPEFGLINMTRPKGEHGAHSGITSGRMYDPLVGRFLSPDPFVQAPEYSQSFNRYFYCLNNPLIFTDPSGEFIFTALLSGIGIPSIFSAAKKDGQHYKFWTERRANKRASIYFNKYHGVNWSYPNYPL; from the coding sequence ATGAAAACCGTTATCTTTGCGGGAGATTACGAAAAAATCACAGAAAATGGGATAACGAAGCAGTTATATTATATCTCGGGTGGTGACGGGCTGGCGGCCATATATGTGAAACAAAGCGGGCAAAGCGACCAGATCTATTATACGCATACCGATCACTTAGGTAGTATTGTACAACTGACGGACAATAATGGCAACGCTGTTTTTAATGCTTCCTATGATGCATGGGGAAAACAGGAAGTAACCACCAATACCATCGGGTTCTCTCGAGGTTACACAGGTCATGAGCACCTACCGGAGTTCGGACTGATCAACATGACCCGACCGAAGGGAGAGCATGGAGCGCATAGCGGAATAACATCCGGCAGGATGTATGATCCATTGGTAGGGAGGTTCCTTAGCCCGGATCCTTTTGTACAGGCACCGGAGTATTCGCAGAGCTTTAACCGGTATTTCTATTGCTTGAATAACCCGCTGATATTTACAGATCCGAGCGGAGAGTTTATTTTTACGGCATTATTGTCTGGTATAGGTATTCCAAGTATTTTTAGTGCAGCAAAAAAAGATGGACAACATTATAAATTTTGGACAGAAAGAAGAGCAAACAAAAGGGCTTCAATATATTTTAACAAATATCATGGTGTTAATTGGAGTTATCCAAACTATCCATTATAG
- a CDS encoding RHS domain-containing protein — protein sequence MAVIYVKQSGQNDQLYYAHTDHLGSIVQLTDNNGNAVFNASYDAWGQQEVTTNTIGFSRGYTGHEHLPEFGLINMNGRMYDPLVGRFLSPDPFVQAPEYSQNFNRYSYCLNNPLIYTDPSGYWFGLDDLFVAVSGFVFNYVSYGLSTGNWGGKALAAGGIGAVTSWLGYNLFIRPDLIANPNNMPNPNFATFKHYMNLFNSDATQQYLWQTGSSTLINSYTNREKLTEADKNSWSAVWTISAYGLAGSLTQGADIDPSKVNVSRRLRQWGGIVLTNNISNNMNDDGIFELNSLHVGILGYNFKNNDLYSVFSKGLNGSQRFDMAFETLLGATMINKNIHYHGLETSRCNKGISGLRKSPVSKFMIPLSKIGEYSRKVYLMGDKYMFLYNGKTLFQYWYENHYENGLPKF from the coding sequence TTGGCGGTCATATATGTGAAACAAAGCGGACAAAACGATCAATTATATTATGCGCATACCGACCACTTAGGTAGTATTGTACAACTGACGGACAATAATGGCAACGCTGTTTTTAATGCTTCCTATGATGCATGGGGACAACAGGAAGTAACCACCAATACCATCGGGTTCTCTCGCGGTTACACAGGTCATGAGCACCTACCGGAGTTCGGGTTGATCAACATGAATGGAAGGATGTATGATCCATTGGTGGGAAGGTTCCTTAGTCCGGATCCTTTTGTACAGGCGCCGGAGTATTCGCAAAACTTTAATAGATACAGCTATTGCTTGAATAATCCGTTGATATATACCGACCCGAGTGGATATTGGTTTGGGTTGGATGATTTATTTGTTGCTGTATCTGGTTTCGTTTTCAACTATGTAAGTTACGGGCTAAGCACCGGCAATTGGGGTGGAAAAGCACTGGCTGCCGGTGGAATTGGCGCTGTAACATCCTGGCTCGGTTATAATCTTTTTATAAGACCTGACCTTATAGCTAATCCTAACAACATGCCCAATCCTAATTTTGCTACTTTTAAGCATTATATGAATCTATTCAATAGTGACGCGACACAACAATATTTATGGCAAACCGGTTCTTCCACATTGATAAATTCTTATACAAATAGAGAAAAACTTACTGAAGCCGATAAAAACAGTTGGAGTGCTGTATGGACTATAAGTGCATATGGTTTGGCAGGCTCATTAACTCAAGGGGCGGATATTGACCCCTCAAAAGTAAATGTGTCTCGAAGATTAAGACAGTGGGGAGGGATTGTTTTAACGAACAATATTTCAAACAATATGAATGATGATGGGATATTTGAGCTAAACTCACTTCATGTGGGTATTTTGGGATACAATTTCAAAAATAATGATCTTTACTCTGTTTTCAGTAAGGGACTTAATGGAAGTCAACGCTTTGATATGGCGTTTGAAACACTTTTAGGAGCAACTATGATTAATAAAAATATCCATTATCATGGTTTGGAAACTTCAAGATGTAACAAAGGAATATCCGGTTTAAGAAAGTCGCCTGTTTCTAAATTTATGATTCCACTATCAAAAATAGGAGAATATTCAAGAAAAGTTTATCTGATGGGTGATAAGTATATGTTTTTGTACAATGGAAAAACATTATTTCAATATTGGTATGAAAACCATTACGAAAACGGATTACCTAAATTTTGA